agccttcttttccatctttgcacagggacggtgagtcattggcccataccgcgaaggagaaggccgatcttttagggtctctcttcgcgtcgaactcgactctggatgaccaaggaaagtcacctccatcaatcccgcgatgtgatacgacgatgccggaggttaaatttcggcaaagtgcagttcggaaagcacttctttccttggacattcacaagtcgagtggacccgatggcatccctccaatcgtgctacggacatgtgctcccgagttggcaccggtcttaacgcgtcttttccggcaatcctacgcattaggcgtcgtcccgaactcctggaagactgctttggtgcatccgatccctaaaaaaggcaaccgctcagatccgtccaattataggcctatagccatcacctccttgctctccaagataatggagtcccttattaactgccagctcctgcggtacctagaggagaatcagctgattagtgaccgccagtacggtttccgtcggggtcgctcagccggtgatcttctagtttaccttactcacaggtgggctgaagcagttgagagcaagggggaggcattagcagccagcttagacatagcgaaggccttcgatcgtgtatggcacaaagcgcttctttcgaagcttcctttctatgggcttcccgggaaattatgcaattggattaccagctttttggcagatcggagcatcaaggtcgttgtcgacggtgcatgctctgacttaaaattcgtcaatgctggtgttccacaaggctgcgttctatcacccactctgtttcttctgcatatcaatgatttgtagcaaatcgggaacattcattgctatgcagacgacagtaccgttgacaccttatacaccggccgcgctaatatttctcgggaaaacgtcgaaaaaaaccggaacaaacttgtgtctgaaatcgagtcttcgttaaacgaagtctcgaactggggccggctaaatttagtccatttcaaccccaaaaagacgcaagtttgcgcgttaaccgctaaaaaaacaacatttgtcgtatctccacgatttgagaacatcccgatagccgctacaggtagtatcggaatacttggcgttgatatttcgagcctcgttcagttccgcggtcaattggaaggcaaagccaaattggcttcaaagaagctcggtgcgctcagcaaggcgagacagtatttcacgtcggcccatcgcctaaaaatttacaaggcgcaaattcggcctcacatggagtactgctctcacctctgggcgggtgctccccagtaccagctccttccatttgaccgcatccaacgtagagcggctcgagttatcgacgatcaagccctttccgatctccttgatcctttggctttgcgtagagatgttggatcactctgcatcttctaccgaatttttcacggggaatattccgaggaattgttcggattaatcccggctgctgaatttcaccttcggacatctcgtcaaaattctaagtttcacccgcaccatcttgatgtccgaaaatccacaacagcgcgatttcttagacattttctgcctcgcacaaccactctgtggaaccagctttcgccggcggtttttccgaaccgatacgacatgggaaccttcaaaaaaagagcctactcctttctcaaaggccggcaacgcacctgcaagccccctgatgttgcagatgtccatgggcagtggtagtcactttccatcaggtgagcctcctgctcgtttgccacctataccttaaaaaaaaaaagaaaaaaaaatatttacgaagtGATTTTAATCAGTATGGCAATTGGCATTAATCTTTATCCagttaagtaccttaaatatcttgtatatttattaaatacatataatattagacttaggtttaatttttctttaattatgcCTGAGaaactgtttttaaaaaaaatcacgtttttttttctatctaaaatttatttatataggtttatttctttaaataattgtatccaTAAAAAACCGGGATGGGAAGCTAGTATATCATATCTATTCACTCATGTATGCGAGTCTCTAAGTAAGTAAAaagagtaacagcctgtaaatttcccactgctgggataaggccttctctttcctcacgaagttttccttcaccgtcgagcacggtACGaaatataagcacaaattaagcacatatatatggtgacgcttgtctgggtttgaacccgcaatcatgggttaagatttacgcgttctaacaactgagcCATCTAAAACTTAACTGAAggttaatctttattttttcttttttgtatctgCCCAGCAGAATACAATAATGCGAGTCTCTACCCGTCAAATTTACGACGTGCATTGATTGAATGAGTTAAGTTCGTGTACAAGGTGCGTTAGACGGCTAAGAGTACAGACagcaaaaatatacaaatggaaatatatttaacaaagttgtttataaaaaaaatcattatttttatgtgaagctatgtacagtcagagtaagaaaaacttcgtcagttttcaaattcattcctttatcaagtcttaaactcttagtacctttaaTCTacacatcgaatcattgcgacgcaatatttCATTCTCGATCcgtaaaacagattatcgctcacactgagcacacgaaaatagatcataaggtgacgaaccttttcttaccccgactgtacattcgTGAGTAAATATTCAATGCAAATCAATTAGTCTTCGAGCAATGATGACGTCAAGgtcaaatttatctttatttctcTTGACATTACACTATCAAGAATATAAAAGacacatgtatatgtatagtatgtTCTGTATGGAAATCAAcggatactaatattattttaataatagaactGGACGGTCATTTTAACTTTCAATCATATTAGACAgtcattttttatggaataggttggcggacgagcgtatgggccacctgatggtaagtggtcaccatcacccatagacaatgacgctgtaagaaatattacctattccttACCGTCATCattatcgtcaatgcgccaccaaccttgggaactaagatgctatgtcccttgtgcctgtagttacactggcttactcacccttcaaaccggaacacaacaatactgcgtactgttgttaagcagtagaatatctgatgagtggatggtacctacccaggcgggcttgcacaaagccctaccaccaagacaaatcttattgaaaaaacaaaaagttagaCGACCGTAAAAACGTTCGTTGTCGAACGGACGTCTTTTATATGTAAGGACTTCTAAAAGGTGACTATTGCTTCACCTCACTACTCAGTTTTCTTTcgacaataaaatatgtaattcttATCGGTGAACCCCCTAATCATATCAGTTGCAACAAACTTTAACAACTAACATTAGTTCATAAATTTCTGACTATGCAAAAAGGAAGTGGAACCGACAATAATAAAGCTATTTCTTTATGAAGAATActgaaaacaattacaaaaattgaaataaaactagttataacggatttgaatcgcttaTATTATTGGTCGAAAATTattcgaaacgtcgggatgtcaaaaataattaatatacgcgattcaaatccgttataactagttttatttcaatgtgtaataatcgcgaaaatttaaagcAAATTACAAAAATTGACAAAGAAAGTCCCGCTGAATTCGTCTTAAGTtggatattttcttttcctaAACGGTGGTAGTTTTTACTTCGACTAACTTTGAATAGGTACAACTcatctttattgaataaatgaatttgaatttaatatgtatGGGTGTTTGGTTCTTATTAGTTTGTTAAAATACTCACTGTCGACATAACATATCTTTTTAAGGAGCATATATCCATGACTGTATATGAGCTTTCGTTTAGCATAATTTGTTGAAAGAACGCCTCCGTCGCACCGAGTAGAGGGTCACTTTCGAATTTCACGAGGCACATTATCTGACCTACGAGCATTTTAATGTCTGAGACctgagaaaagaaaaaaaaaaaattaattttacctagctgagatggcccaggggttagaacgcgtgtatcttaaccgatgatttcggtttcaaacccaggcatgcaccactgtatatttgtgcctaatttgtgtttataattcaactcgtgcccggcgatgaaggaaaactttgtaaggaaacctgcatatgtgtcacatgtgcattccaccaaccctcattggaacagcgtggtatgttccaaaaccctcttcttaatgggagaggaggccatagcccatCGGTGGGATACCGATACAGTGAGGGTAATACTCttgtaaatatgataaaaatttgTACTTTTCAAATCAGTTCGAATGTTTGAGGCTTGaggaaacaaacataaaaacacagccgaattgataacctcatttattttttgaagtcaGTCAAACACAACAAAATCAGCAACAACAGAGAGTCAACAAATGTGACAAGATTAGAGCTAATTGAAATAGCCtagaggcgatcatctcatttcCAAGGTTTGCAGTCAACTCGAAAGTAATAAGTGTTGTAAAAGGTGAAATTGGAATACCCATCAGAAATCCTAAACATAAACCCATGTAATCCAAAAGTACATTTATGTCTTTAGGCAAACTGGATACTGGATTCTGTTGGTAAATGGTAACTAACTTACATCACCAGTTATGTATCTTCTGTTTTATTAGACGTACCTGATAATGAATTATCGGTAACAGCGTGGACTTCAAAATTGGCAGTCTTATAAGAGAAACAGTTCCTTCCCCTGATCCCTCTCAAATATAATGTCTAAATAAATGAAGGAAATAGAGATGTCGATGATTGGAAAAAGAGGATTTGGAAGttattattatacgtatagattatGATTACCTTATTCTGAGTTTGCTGACAAGGTTCAATGAGCAAGATGGTTTTCATAAAATGCCACACAAACCGTATAATCTCTACGATCAATGAAATTATTGTCATCATTGCAAGATCTGgaaaacaaatatcaatatttattatttatttctttgaattTTTTGGTCACTTTGGCCAAAGTGGttaaattcattagttttctatgttgtcttgagtctaggtgtttgtggtaccgtcgttacgtctgattttctataacacaagtgctttagctacttacattgtccaatatatttatttataatttatgtgtcAAAAGTTAGGttatttttttggtttataGTATCTGGTAAAATATATGTGATACAAAATCTGATTAAGAAACAGAggacattttcatttaattaaccAATTAGCTCACAACTCCAAGGCGCAACTGTCGGTTTACCTAATCATAACTAATTAGTAGTAACACGCAGTAATATTCTTGCTTATTTCTACGAGTTTTTTTGATACGCTATGGTGGAGCTTGTACCACCGAACATAGAAAATCGTAACGCTTAGACATCGCTTTTAgcataaatatcacaaataacTCACCGGAAGGTGGAATATATTTGTACAAGGTTTGTAAGGTCGTTACGAAGTGCATTACGAATACCGTGAGGTGGAAAAAGAGAATAATGTTTTCTTCGTCATTCAGTTTTCGAATCACCGCAAAAGACGAAACGTAACTCTGATTCAGAACACGAATCTCACTCGCCAACTTTGTTCGAGATGATTTTTTGATATCTGCAATATCGAACCacattaatttagtaaaactttaagtaattttaccttatcaaaaatatttcatcaccGCTTTTCCAGTTCACCTCAgattatagaaaattaattgcatattatacatagaaattatgacatttttattttggctGGCTAATAACTAAGTTAGTATCTATAGCAGAAGTACCAGTTGCCAGATATGTGCCACCTTCAGTTCTAACTGGAACTGGCCACTGTGCTTGACAGCTTCCGTCACGTGCAAATGTGCTTAcagtactataattatattagaaatgGCTCGAATATCAAGCCATATATGAATCAGTGCTTGTGGATATTTTTCCTCTTTTATAGAAGATACTATGATTAGTATCTTCTATAAAATGTTGAttcaattattctttttatttttcgttttattttactaattttgttttacatttttttctgtgtctttgtttatttctgtttgtggtgtacaataaagtatattaaatccATTTCATTCAAGATACTCGATACCCGTGACAGTCTCAGGTTATGTTTGCCCTTTGTCAATGTATTTGTCAAGAGCCTTTGTACCTTGAGCAATCTTTGGTTCCATAAAGAACCTCATTATGATACACCGAAAATGATCAAAACTTTACATTTCATAAGCGACTTAaaaatgggccatctgatggcgCTCACCATACATACACGTAcaagaaatttaatttcttgGGAGCTGAGATGTTCTCATTATGctggttaatatataatatatataattctaagtATAATGGTTATTGGtgtttggtgatagaatatctgacgagaaAACCCACCTGAtcacttaccaccaagtaaactaaaAAGAAATGCACACAGTACTTTCTACATAGccaacttaatatattttaccttgAAAGGAATGAGTGAAATGTCCTATCGTATCTATAGCAAGGTTTATATCTGTCGTAGGTATCAGAATGTCGTCACCAGAATTTgctaaaagataaataaaaaataacttattaagtaGCACTGGCATGCAgtataataattctaaatcatTTCTTTATTCAAGAGGCTTATAAAAGCACTTGTAGGTCTTAGAGGTACAGTGTTGGATTCAATTTAAAGTTACCATCGGTAGAGTCAATGTTATCTACCATTTTAATTGCATAGTCAGTAAACAACAATTTTTGTTCTGTAAAACTCTGCCTAAGAGTCAATCCATACTAAATGTATGTTccattatctttaatataatcatgtattatgagtaatatgccttatttataatttttaatgggataagttaaaaacaaatgtagCATCTTATTATAGATAAGAATATCCTGCCCCGTGCCAGTTTTGAGCATTTGTCTGAATTCGAGTCACTTGTTGTAATAATATCGGATAAATCGTGTCATTACAAGTTGAGCTATGTTGCGCAAGTCCATGGCTTAGGAATTGTTTTGTATTGAAATTGTAAAACGCCTCGTAAAAATCTCCTTGTTACCTTCAAACTGGGCCACCAATTATACAAACACTAGTAGCCTAAAGTTAGTAGAGTAGTTAGTAGAGTGTtggtcatgttttaggcaaaaaaaatagcctatgtcctgtcTTGGAGTATatcatatatgcatatatattggGGGATAAATTAAGGGACGATCCAATCTTTAATTTCAGTGGAATTTATCTAAATACCTACTAAGCAGATGGTTACGTCATAACATCTAAAtgcatgccaaatttcagcCCGAACTGTCCAGTGGTTTGGGCTGTGCGTTGATAGATCACACCATGGCCCTTGCAACACTTGACGGAAATTCTGTCGCCGAACTTTCGCGGCGGTCAATTCGTTCTAAACGGAACCAGCCAGACTGAATATTCAGTGGCAGATTATCAGTCTGCTGCCTACGCTTGTACGGTGTGGTCGTGCATTGGTGATAGATCCGATAGAAGTGATAGCTATTTATGAGGCATTGTCAGTAGTCAATCATATGTCAGTCAGTCACCGtcgagttataaatatttacgtcTACGattaaccaaaaaaaatacatcaaaaatgAATTACTGTCTGTAGTTAGCTGAAGCAAAATCCTCTTGAGTTGTTCCTCCACATCCTTCAAGACGGAATTGATATTAAGCGCCATGGCTGCAAATTGGATCTCCATCATAACTATGGCGCCGAATGCAAAGCAGGTCGCAATGCACGTCAACGAGGCTAAAACAATCAACTgacaatacatatgtataacaatatttaatgccGTGTATCACAAATTTATCATTCATATGTTAAGTCTTCTATTTCCAGAAGATTTACGccaaaatgaaaacattttaaaggcTCTAGATCATGTACAGCCCGAATTATTCACATTTATATCCATACGCTAATGGGATTTGAGCcgttcaatcaatcaatcaatcaatcaaaatacactttattcgagtaggtttttacaagcacttttgaatcaaaatttaacaactattttaagtgaagctatcgcttcggaaagtagattctacagagaagaaccgacaaggaactcagtagttacccttttgtcaacatttaaaaagtcacacagtcagtcatgttagttaattacaattagatattaatgtaatttatcctgcctggaagttaacaagtattaattccacgcttttttatcgtctgcataatcttgtgcTGAATAATTTGCCttctttaacaatgtatttttaagaaataattgaaattgatgaaacggcaaagttaaatgtgtctgtggaattttagtATCTGGTCGGTGGTATCTGTTCAATTCAGTACTAAATCTTAAAAAGAGTCTCTTCAGGGACtcttgacttttttttaatttcaaataggtAGACTAGCAAAGGCAGTgccggcgcaagatcgaatcttaatttgggcaagatacagttttCGAGGcccttttgttgttttttttttctcatactTTATGATCTGATcatctctgatcccaatgtaatgcTGGATGTGCCatactttttcaaaattattttcgagTGTGAGGCGCGAGGCCCTGTGAACCGCGAGGCCGTGGTTCTAACACCGCCACTGAGGAAAGGAGTCATCTGATGGACACATAAAATTGGTATAGCATGATGATTAATACTTATATCGTCATAGAACTGCCATGCAAACATAACGTGAAGAGTAGTGGGTTTCTATCCAGGCGGTCTTGCCTGCCCCAATAAAGCCCCAAGTGCCTGCATGACTTGACTACTTTACGTGAGTTtcaatatatgtaagtatataactAGTTGGATACAAAAAGAGATCCGCTGAGATCCGCTGATCTTTCACCGGTTCCTCTCAGGGTTGGGTGTTTCCTCTTCTGAACTGGTGGTAGTGcttatttgactatcaatagGTAAGTGTAATGGtgccatattgaataaaggaatttgtgtttgatttttataactTCTGATAAGCTAGAGAGATACTTACCAACTTttcgtatgaaaaaaaaatacatagtttcGAATATCCAGATAAATGAATTTACCAATACCATTTTATGAGCAATCTGCACTTTTCTTGGTGtagataagtttttttttccgGCATATTTCTTTATCTGAAACAAATGCTTTCAAAATTTCATCTCTATATCTTTATAATGTGTACatgaaagtatattttacaatCTAAAGTAGACCTTATTTATGTAGACTGTACAGTTCAAAAAACATTCGATTCTTGCGTAGCCGTTGACATTCGCATAGCccaatgaaaatatacaaaggacactattaaaaatataatacatttttgtagCTGAATTCGATTTATCGTTGGGATTATAGAGATAATATGACATTTTGATAGGActtaatattaagattaaacctgaaaaaaaaattctgatgTAAATTTGTAGCATAACGATATTAATCATCTATTCATCATCTAATTAtggtatttaaatttacagaCATATTCCTAATACTATTGTATTGTTCAAGTAGTAAATCGGGCTGGATGTGTAGGCGTAGGTCCCTTCCGCGGTCGATTTGAAACGCAGCGGTACGATGCCATACAGCCGAGTCACACGTAAAATCGATGCCATTGTATCATCGATTAAATATAGTTCCTTGGATCTCTTCATATTCTGTCAAAAGAAATTCTgttatagcacgacacaacttagatgtagcatcggcaaattcaataaaaccgattactgccgatttacacaaccgatagaaatagctccccatcgcgccattcgacgttattcgtcgctatcgattctcgcgtcagtttaactcgagaaagcaagtgcatttaaatcgacgtatcaaattcacgaatatattaggtcataattatgatattacaagttattacgtttgtatatcatattcacatttcacataagcaataaatattgacaatttggaatggcgtacttaattcggatataaccggttttacgaattttgccgatgctacatctaaattttgtcgtactatacacttGTCCTAATATTCgatttagtattaattatatgtaaccttttcttaagtgttatatttttttcataaataatgattaaaggaattaatttcaatgtttttcTATATACGTTTACATTTTCGAGATATATTTTCACAATGGCCTTAGTCATTTGTAGAGCAAACACTATGCGTTATGATCCTATCGGTTTTATATATAAGGCGTATCATGGATTGATCTTAAAAGCTTGATACAATGTAATTATACACTAAACTAACTGGCACTCCGACCTTTCATAGATAATACAAAGACTATCATACAAAAACACTCCTCTCGTACGctcttaaagtatatataataacattaattttgttttaatatatttaaagatcttttttgtttgtttgtctgttttaGGCTTACGACTGCGCATGTTTGCATTTGATAAAGAAAACATAGTATAAACATTCTCTATACCTTACAGCGCTTAGGAGAAAGGAAGAGtggcttttttttattattctttattgcacaaataaaacttgtacaaagggcggacttaacgctataacagcattttctgccagccaacccagattataatatatttgttgggtACAAAATATTTCCTCAATGTCACGTGCATGTAGTGTAGCTTTCTAACaagattttaaactaacatgttattaatttcgggatatttaccatgttttttatttttgttcggtggaacTGTCTTATCTACGAGTGTCCTGTTCACGGAGTCTCGTGACggaatgtcgaaatatcgagctccaccgaacaaaaataaaaaacatggtaaatatcccgaaattaataactttaattatagcTTTCtaacagtttaattttatcgaagtgataacttcttataGGAACCTCTCCCAAACcgtttcgttacgtaacgcgttacggcgccagtCTATCTGGCTTCCCCTTTCTCTTAATCATACGGCAGCCTACCGCTGCCGCTGCTCTTTCTCTCTTACTCTAACCAAATTAAAAAGAACAATTTAGATTAGTTTATCTCTTCTGCCGAGAGTCTCGAGTCgcacgtttattttttttataaatggatcATTTGTTTCGCAGGATAAACCTTCCATATAAACAAAAGTTTACCTCTTTATACctctctatatatttataagctaCGGATATTTGTTAAAGGATTCGGATGCTATGTCTTCTaagatatacaaaatataatatgacatcCATATGACTGCTCTTCGATTTCAGTAAGAATTCATTTCGTATCTGACATATGAAATGTTGACAAACGACTTACCTACAGCGATTCGCTATCTTTTTCCTGTAGCCTTGTTTTGTTGTTTCAGCTTTTTTTAGTTATATGGTG
The Vanessa cardui chromosome 10, ilVanCard2.1, whole genome shotgun sequence genome window above contains:
- the LOC124533175 gene encoding uncharacterized protein LOC124533175 — encoded protein: MHFVTTLQTLYKYIPPSDLAMMTIISLIVEIIRFVWHFMKTILLIEPCQQTQNKVSDIKMLVGQIMCLVKFESDPLLGATEAFFQQIMLNESSYTVMDICSLKRYVMSTIVGGATTIILIFTEI